From Quercus lobata isolate SW786 chromosome 1, ValleyOak3.0 Primary Assembly, whole genome shotgun sequence, one genomic window encodes:
- the LOC115977959 gene encoding LEAF RUST 10 DISEASE-RESISTANCE LOCUS RECEPTOR-LIKE PROTEIN KINASE-like 1.1, producing MASVSLFVFFVLSHLVLLHSAEEEGKQENDYCRHFQCGKLGNISFPFTKIPLPSLFCHFMQVDCDETPPMIHLPISLPWGWGWGERQYEVLNISYTNTTQHIRVKDRSLWEYLNSNKCYYLDYYAFPKSPFISFKLTTPNRTLFKCNSDLNITFPRNFKNMTCGYHNIYYSPSNETSQNISSECSTIQLPVNETSHEDELNLIAEFDLELHVSDDCSSCHGKEGKAVAENKNNNKVVIPLVVGCTVFFMITLFVIFWHLYKKKYPSSKLLARNTYSDPSSRSEVEGWSVYFRVPVFSYNELEKATNNFHVEKELGSGGFGTVYHGKLHDGREIAVKRLYGHNYRRLEQFINEVEILTRLRHKNLVSLYGCTSRQCHELLLVYEYIPNGTVADHIHGHQATPGSLTWLTRMSIAIETASALAYLHASDIIHRDVKTNNILLDDNFCVKVADFGLSRLFPNDLSHVSTAPQGTPGYVDPEYGQCYQLTSKSDVYSFGVVLMELISSLPAVDIFRQKHEINLAKLAVNKIEKCAFHELIDPHLGFESDDGVRTMTILVAKLAFQCLQQDKEMRPSMDEVLEALKKIQSGKDAHEDQEMAYDDAGILNVQQPSSPDRDEVRVLRNKRLPLLPEDVTE from the exons ATGGCTTCTGTCtctctgtttgttttttttgttctctcccACCTCGTGCTGCTTCACTCagctgaagaagaaggaaagcaAGAAAACGATTATTGTCGGCACTTTCAATGTGGAAAATTAGGTAACATTAGCTTCCCATTCACCAAAATCCCACTCCCATCCTTATTTTGCCATTTCATGCAAGTAGACTGTGACGAAACACCTCCGATGATCCACTTGCCAATAAGCCTCCCGTGGGGGTGGGGATGGGGTGAAAGACAATATGAAGTTTTAAACATCTCTTACACTAACACCACACAACACATCCGTGTCAAGGACCGTTCGCTTTGGGAATACTTGAATTCCAATAAATGCTATTACTTAGACTATTATGCTTTTCCGAAGTCTCCATTTATCTCTTTTAAACTCACCACACCCAATCGGACCCTATTCAAATGCAATAGCGATCTTAATATTACTTTCccaagaaattttaaaaatatgaccTGCGGATACCATAATATCTACTATAGTCCTTCAAACGAGACTTCTCAGAATATATCTTCTGAATGTTCAACTATTCAGCTGCCAGTGAACGAGACTTCACATGAAGATGAACTGAATTTGATTGCTGAGTTCGACCTTGAATTGCATGTATCTGATGATTGTAGCAGTTGTCATGGTAAAGAAGGAAAAG CTGTTGCAGagaataaaaacaacaacaaagtgGTAATACCATTAG TTGTTGGATGCACAGTCTTCTTCATGATTACCTTGTTCGTTATATTCTGGCACCTTTACAAGAAAAAATATCCTTCTTCAAAATTGCTAGCAAGGAATACATATTCTGACCCATCCTCAAGATCAGAAGTAGAGGGGTGGAGTGTCTACTTTAGAGTCCCTGTTTTCTCCTACAATGAACTTGAAAAAGCCACCAATAATTTTCATGTTGAAAAGGAACTTGGGAGTGGAGGATTCGGAACTGTTTATCATG GCAAACTCCATGATGGGAGGGAAATTGCAGTCAAGCGCTTATATGGGCACAACTATAGACGACTAGAACAATTCATCAATGAAGTTGAAATCCTAACACGATTGCGCCACAAGAATCTTGTCTCCCTTTATGGCTGCACTTCACGCCAATGCCATGAACTTCTTCTTGTGTATGAATACATTCCCAATGGCACCGTTGCTGATCATATTCATGGCCATCAAGCTACACCAGGTTCACTCACATGGCTAACTCGTATGAGCATTGCTATAGAAACTGCTAGTGCATTGGCTTACCTCCATGCTTCCGACATCATACATCGCGACGTAAAGACTAACAACATCCTTCTTGATGACAATTTCTGCGTCAAAGTTGCTGATTTTGGGCTTTCCCGGCTGTTCCCTAACGATCTCAGCCATGTCTCGACAGCTCCTCAAGGGACACCAGGCTACGTTGACCCCGAATATGGCCAATGCTACCAGCTTACTAGTAAGAGTGATGTCTACAGCTTTGGGGTTGTCCTCATGGAGCTTATATCATCACTGCCAGCCGTTGATATATTTAGGCAAAAGCATGAAATCAATTTGGCTAAATTAGCTGTAAACAAGATTGAAAAGTGTGCATTCCATGAGTTGATCGACCCACATCTTGGATTTGAGTCAGATGATGGAGTTCGAACAATGACCATTTTGGTTGCAAAGTTAGCTTTTCAATGTCTGCAACAGGACAAGGAAATGAGGCCCTCCATGGATGAGGTATTGGAGGCTTTAAAGAAGATTCAAAGTGGTAAGGATGCGCATGAGGATCAAGAGATGGCATATGATGATGCTGGGATCCTTAATGTACAGCAACCATCTTCACCCGATCGTGATGAGGTTCGAGTGTTAAGGAATAAGCGGCTGCCACTTTTACCCGAGGATGTAACCGAGTGA